The following are encoded together in the Syngnathus typhle isolate RoL2023-S1 ecotype Sweden linkage group LG5, RoL_Styp_1.0, whole genome shotgun sequence genome:
- the hk2 gene encoding hexokinase-2: protein MSSTLLTNYCAELHDDQEHKLDKYLHHLQLSDEIVMDISVRFRREMDKGLCRDTNPTAAVKMLPTYVRSTPDGTEQGEFLALDLGGSTFRVLLVTVMGNGEPRVDMEDQIYAIPEHLKRGCGSELFDHIAECLANFLEKLGIKDKRLPLGFTFSFPCQQSKLDESVLISWTKAFRAGGVEGKDVVNLLQRAVKKRGDISVDIMAVINDTVGAMMTCGYDDHNCEIGLIVGTGTNACYMEQMRNLEVLDGDEGQMCVNTEWGAFGDDGALEDLRTHFDKEIDAGSLNPGKQLFEKMIGGMYMGELVRLILVKMTKDQILFQGKTIPQLLMTGKFLTNYIYCIDSDNKEEGLLSAQKVLRDLGIDPTLEDCVATQRVCQIVSTRAAHLCAATLVAVLRQIRDNKAAEKLRTTIGVDGSVYKNHQEFSRRLHKMVRRLVPDCDVRFLRSEVGSGKGAAMVTAVALRLAAQNAERQHILDTLRLDHEQLMEVKRLISDDMVRGLSKQAHNQASIKMLPTFVGSTPDGSEHGDFLALDLGGSSFRVLLVHVRSGKTHVEMRHKNYNIPQEIMQGTGKELFTHIVNCMANFLENMGMRGASLPLGFTFSFPCHQSKLDEGILLKWTKGFKASGCEGHDVVKLLMDAVRSQGEFDLSFVAVVNDTVGTMMTCGYEDPKCEVGLIVGTGTNTCYMEEMQNIEMVDGDDGRMCVNMEWGAFGENGELDDILTIFDRDVDASSSNPGTQRYEKMISGMYLGEIVRHVLIEFTARGLLFRGKLSERLKTWGIFETKFLSQIESDRLAMRQIRCILQHLGLTSSTCDDSVLVKEVCSVVSRRAAQLCGAGLAAVVDKIRRNRNLQQLTVTVGVDGTLYKMHPHFAGVMQETLQDLAPQCKVTFHKSEDGSGKGAALITAVACRIRSNSPN, encoded by the exons ACCTAGGTGGATCCACCTTCCGAGTGCTTCTGGTTACAGTTATGGGTAATGGAGAGCCAAGAGTGGACATGGAAGATCAGATTTATGCTATTCCTGAACATCTCAAGAGAGGCTGTGGATCTGAG TTATTTGACCATATAGCTGAATGCCTGGCTAATTTCTTGGAGAAGTTGGGAATAAAGGACAAAAGGCTTCCCCTAGGCTTTACCTTCTCTTTTCCTTGTCAACAGAGCAAGTTGGATGAG AGTGTATTGATTTCCTGGACCAAAGCCTTCAGGGCAGGCGGAGTAGAAGGAAAAGATGTTGTCAACCTCCTGCAGAGAGCTGTAAAAAAACGAGGG GACATCAGTGTTGACATTATGGCTGTCATTAATGACACAGTGGGAGCTATGATGACCTGCGGCTATGATGATCATAACTGTGAAATCGGTCTCATCGTAG GAACGGGGACAAATGCCTGTTACATGGAACAAATGAGGAACCTTGAGGTGCTGGATGGTGATGAGGGCCAGATGTGTGTCAATACAGAGTGGGGTGCTTTCGGAGATGACGGTGCCTTGGAGGACCTGCGCACACATTTTGACAAAGAAATAGATGCTGGCTCTCTTAACCCCGGCAAACAGCT TTTTGAAAAGATGATCGGTGGAATGTACATGGGAGAACTGGTACGACTCATCCTTGTGAAAATGACCAAAGACCAGATTCTTTTCCAAGGCAAGACTATACCCCAGCTCCTTATGACTGGAAAGTTCCTAACCAACTACATCTATTGCATCGACAGTGACAA CAAAGAGGAAGGTCTCCTGAGTGCTCAAAAGGTACTCCGGGACCTCGGCATCGATCCAACCTTAGAAGACTGCGTCGCCACTCAGAGAGTGTGTCAAATTGTTTCCACGCGAGCTGCGCATTTGTGTGCTGCCACTCTCGTGGCAGTCCTCCGGCAGATCAGGGACAACAAAGCAGCTGAGAAGTTGCGCACCACCATTGGAGTGGATGGATCTGTGTACAAAAATCATCAAGA GTTTTCTCGGAGGCTTCACAAGATGGTCCGGAGGCTAGTGCCTGACTGTGATGTGCGCTTTTTGAGGTCTGAGGTTGGAAGTGGGAAAGGTGCAGCCATGGTAACAGCTGTGGCTTTACGTCTTGCTGCTCAGAATGCTGAGCGCCAGCACATCCTTGACACGCTGCGATTGGATCATGAGCAGCTGATGGAAGTGAAAAGGCTAATAAGTGACGATATGGTACGAGGCCTGTCTAAGCAAGCACACAATCAAGCTAGCATTAAAATGCTGCCAACATTTGTCGGCTCAACTCCAGATGGGTCAG AACATGGAGATTTCTTGGCTTTGGACCTTGGCGGCTCTAGTTTTAGAGTGCTACTTGTGCATGTGCGAAGTGGCAAGACACATGTTGAGATGCGCCATAAGAACTATAATATTCCACAGGAGATAATGCAGGGCACAGGAAAAGAG CTTTTTACCCACATTGTCAACTGCATGGCAAACTTTTTGGAAAATATGGGTATGAGAGGAGCATCCTTACCTTTGGGATTTACATTCTCCTTCCCCTGTCACCAAAGCAAACTGGATGAG GGCATTCTTCTGAAATGGACAAAAGGCTTCAAAGCTAGTGGTTGTGAAGGACACGATGTTGTCAAGTTACTTATGGATGCTGTGCGAAGCCAAGGG GAATTTGACTTGAGCTTTGTGGCAGTTGTTAATGACACAGTAGGAACCATGATGACTTGCGGTTATGAGGACCCCAAGTGTGAGGTGGGACTCATTGTTG GCACAGGTACCAATACCTGCTACATGGAGGAGATGCAGAATATAGAAATGGTTGATGGTGATGACGGACGCATGTGTGTCAATATGGAATGGGGAGCATTTGGTGAGAATGGCGAACTGGATGATATCCTCACAATCTTCGATCGTGATGTTGATGCTTCTTCAAGCAATCCTGGGACACAGAG GTATGAAAAGATGATCAGTGGCATGTACCTTGGAGAGATAGTGAGACATGTGCTAATAGAGTTTACTGCAAGGGGTTTACTGTTTCGAGGGAAACTGTCTGAGCGACTCAAGACCTGGGGCATCTTTGAGACCAAATTTCTATCACAAATTGAAAG TGACCGTCTGGCCATGCGTCAAATCCGTTGCATCTTGCAGCACCTTGGCCTTACCAGCTCAACATGCGATGACAGTGTCCTCGTTAAGGAGGTTTGCAGCGTTGTCTCCCGTCGAGCAGCACAGCTGTGCGGTGCTGGTTTGGCTGCCGTGGTTGATAAAATAAGACGGAATCGTAATTTGCAGCAGCTCACGGTTACAGTTGGAGTTGATGGTACCCTTTATAAGATGCACCCTCA TTTTGCAGGGGTCATGCAAGAGACATTGCAAGATCTAGCACCACAGTGCAAGGTGACGTTTCATAAGTCAGAAGATGGAAGTGGCAAAGGAGCAGCACTCATAACTGCAGTAGCCTGTAGAATTAGGAGTAATAGCCCAAACTAA